The Branchiostoma floridae strain S238N-H82 unplaced genomic scaffold, Bfl_VNyyK Sc7u5tJ_1494, whole genome shotgun sequence genome includes a window with the following:
- the LOC118407867 gene encoding trinucleotide repeat-containing gene 6A protein-like isoform X8 has product MYIDDVDDDAAERGFDTFMDIVHNRRLNGKQVPEGFTDEKLSYLKDTLAEEKEAHKRENAKRQNSKKSKTVLPVPVAKPKPKSKKQLKAEQRRREKEMEEIAHDLKEKAKEEELRAEKKKQQELEKQQRLEEEYIKAAQEEKKRKEKEAEELRLQMEEEEEQRQEEERRKREEKKKKQQQLKAKAQELKAKEAESAKSQPSQAQPAQQAAKRPSSAQGQQPPRYPREVPPRFQQQAQKQQHHKQKQQGGQGKKQQDYYKGSGDNDFSMWNDTGSSWDRVVVDGKDKESWPSLNNESETTSEVDDSLSNAGSDKSASNSSSLQGLSQHSDGQRDDSSLSPRDTDLSSGNATPSASSSGPNDTITNANPRGMNGNTDSVWGSSSAKTVSTSGTMNVWGMQGAATSVSNVNSSVWGGNPHGFPNVQNNVNSVARDANSGTSNSMFMGMWDTDSNSDGNYQQNVLQLGRKEAAQQQPPPHVFGVHNALPQTINNPGSGPNTQNYGNPQVNANAAMESAKCELLPVSNGWLGGFSTAGEPNPGAPGHNLVDGPAGHGVGMPPASNPGNTSAASTNPLFGGSNMNTSVAGTADSANAANITTNMGNNPGNQSRTEPNAWSRPLSGADWGNPGRAWGNTNPTPGVGGSGWGSPPPQMPSAAPQVGPSGWGDSNPRSQENSWANAAKKGMAPENFTNGAKTLARPNPDSELRAKIDSTTSWGKTPIKQDTAWAVADSPEEKRADDGTAIWGRPSVASGGRDWDDKNWDDNKGSSWGGGGGGGGGPAQPPPPARVDNGTAVWGRNQRGSTSTSPPTAPTTTTITVTTTNPIPAGPTGWEEPSPPTMRRMMEVDNGTAAWGDPEAHNRRVSELGKRGQQLSVSALQNTTAQMNVPKSPDTGTKGWSEPPPPPPSAFKPSGWGDTPTSVGSPYDKGTSIWGGKTSSSSWGDPGDAAWGTSTSSTTHSKSGSESMQDGWGTEGEGGSTPGWEEDEAFGTWSVSASQESNSSYGSGGWTNVGGKKKVSAKPVVKDPSVWNNRQLKQLVDMGFPREDAEKALKTNNNNLESAIGTLFSYFHPGVLLQKNGVESNSHLDSDSGKDRNTNRVLPVGRQKRYSSRADDQIPVTSHDEDDSSAFIPISQPNQILKNPSPIPPGQQAGLNKQGVNYNFSLNQNSGAMSSITSSSATPTLPKGGGGGGGGGVGFNPQQPLTPPMNPNQPIRGQMNPLVFQQQMQQHMQMLQMAARNGFLNQALLNPQVAAAASANSGPMSQQVTSLTPQQLKLVQQLLQLSQLQNQQKVLNQQLLQYQGQQGGTGKGSLNHLQRQQQELAMLIQQMQQQIVNQQRLIAQQSLMQQKQKPDHHFGVEPRDQERVGNNVTSALGNLNMNVDAGMKEPPLSQPTMQSRLNQWKHPSHQPREDSNDDFGRKPGAIGRSRSQNNSTHGYGGGPYDSFPTDDPLNHTTVTSPIMSTQSDTWSAISPSPTDASSRSSSQQWSSAIDADLSSMLPPEFKPGEPWKGLKDYANDPDVTPGSVARSISLNMVKDSDILKLTGEQYKSSKDDPASSTSALLSSTTWSFSGSSLYSNTSASGSNKGNVKSTWSSSSPLSPSAYPPSTITNEIWRAPLPSKKGVMPARPPPGLNVTKSSMWSSGGGGGRGSSGEYNVGGSGGSGGSGWGSGELLYPIGSFPSMWSGGDTAPPGRQAPSNWLILKNLTPQPNGMSPSLWQIDGSTLRTLCMQHGPLLTFHLNLSQGCALVCYMSKEEAAKAQKSLHTCVLGNTTILADFISEDEARRLFEQNNSQAASSSSSSDRYSDRYGPSYGGRGDAQHYIGRGDGQTYSSRGENQSYGSRGENRTYGGRGEAQAYGRRNDPPPFSGPPSDSHWNGSSSVGGLSSMIPGNSMWSIQAGSSGGGGWGTGNDTDSRGVVSPNALSTLLPGDLLGGENM; this is encoded by the exons CAGGAACTTGAGAAACAGCAGCGTCTTGAAGAAGAATATATTAAAGCAGctcaggaagaaaaaaagcgAAAAGAAAA AGAGGCAGAAGAGCTTCGACTTCAGatggaagaggaggaggagcagCGGCAGGAAGAGGAACGCCGCAAACGtgaagagaagaaaaagaagcagCAACAGCTAAAGGCCAAG GCACAGGAGCTGAAAGCCAAAG AAGCTGAATCTGCCAAGTCTCAGCCATCCCAGGCCCAACCAGCCCAGCAGGCTGCCAAACGCCCCAGCTCCGCCCAGGGGCAGCAGCCGCCCCGCTACCCGAGGGAGGTCCCCCCTCGCTTCCAGCAGCAGGCCCAGAAACAGCAGCATCACAAGCAGAAGCAACAAGGGGGCCAGGGCAAGAAGCAGCAAG ATTACTACAAAGGGTCTGGTGACAACGATTTCTCCATGTGGAATGATACAGGTAGCAGCTGGGACCGTGTTGTAGTGGATGGTAAAGATAAAGAGTCATGGCCTTCATTGAACAATGAATCAGAGACAACCTCAGAAGTAGATGACTCTCTTTCTAATGCTGGCTCTGACAAATCTGCATCCAATTCCAGTAGCTTGCAAGGGCTAAGCCAACATTCTGATGGCCAGAGAGACGACTCGAGTCTGAGTCCGCGGGATACAGACCTTTCTAGTGGAAATGCCACTCCCAGTGCTTCCAGTTCTGGTCCAAACGATACCATTACAAATGCCAACCCGAGAGGGATGAACGGAAACACAGACAGTGTGTGGGGCAGTAGCAGTGCAAAGACAGTCAGTACAAGTGGAACAATGAATGTGTGGGGCATGCAGGGTGCTGCTACAAGTGTTAGCAATGTGAACTCAAGTGTGTGGGGAGGGAATCCCCACGGCTTTCCAAATGTGCAAAATAATGTCAACTCTGTTGCAAGAGATGCAAACTCTGGGACCTCTAATTCCATGTTCATGGGAATGTGGGATACGGACTCAAATTCCGACGGGAATTATCAACAGAACGTGTTGCAATTAGGGAGGAAAGAGGCTGCTCAACAGCAACCACCACCGCATGTCTTTGGGGTACACAACGCCCTTCCTCAGACTATCAACAATCCTGGTTCAGGACCAAATACTCAAAATTATGGCAACCCTCAAGTGAATGCAAATGCTGCAATGGAAAGTGCTAAGTGTGAACTGCTGCCAGTCAGCAATGGATGGCTGGGTGGATTCTCCACCGCAGGAGAACCCAACCCTGGAGCCCCTGGACACAACCTTGTGGACGGCCCCGCTGGCCACGGCGTGGGGATGCCGCCGGCGTCCAACCCAGGAAACACCAGCGCTGCTTCTACAAACCCGCTGTTTGGAGGGAGTAACATGAACACAAGTGTTGCAGGGACTGCTGATTCTGCCAATGCTGCCAATATTACTACTAATATGGGGAATAATCCGGGGAATCAATCAAGGACTGAACCAAATGCCTGGAGTCGCCCCCTGTCCGGAGCGGACTGGGGCAACCCTGGCAGAGCTTGGGGCAATACTAATCCCACCCCCGGCGTAGGAGGATCAGGTTGGGGTAGTCCACCCCCACAGATGCCAAGTGCGGCACCTCAGGTCGGACCTTCTGGCTGGGGAGATTCAAACCCTCGTTCGCAGGAAAACTCATGGGCCAACGCAGCTAAGAAGGGGATGGCACCCGAGAACTTTACTAACGGTGCTAAGACTCTCGCTAGGCCCAACCCCGACTCCGAGCTTCGGGCCAAAATTGACTCTACCACGTCCTGGGGGAAAACCCCGATCAAACAGGACACCGCGTGGGCTGTTGCAGATTCCCCGGAGGAGAAACGTGCAGATGATGGGACTGCCATATGGGGGAGGCCATCCGTGGCCAGTGGGGGGAGGGACTGGGATGATAAGAATTGGGATGATAACAAAGGGAGTTCCTGGGGGGGTGGcggtggcggcggcggcggccCCGCCCAACCTCCTCCGCCAGCTCGTGTCGACAACGGTACCGCCGTGTGGGGGCGCAACCAACGCGGTTCTACTTCTACGTCCCCTCCAACCGCCCCTACCACAACCACCATCACCGTGACCACTACCAACCCCATCCCCGCCGGCCCCACCGGCTGGGAGGAGCCGTCCCCGCCCACCATGCGCCGCATGATGGAGGTCGACAACGGGACCGCGGCGTGGGGCGACCCCGAGGCCCACAACCGCAGGGTGTCGGAGCTGGGCAAGAGGGGTCAGCAACTGAGTGTTAGTGCCTTGCAGAACACCACAGCCCAAATGAATGTGCCAAAATCCCCCGATACGGGGACAAAGGGGTGGTCCGAACCACCACCGCCGCCGCCATCTGCTTTCAAGCCCTCAGGGTGGGGCGACACCCCCACGTCTGTCGGGAGCCCGTATGACAAGGGCACGTCCATCTGGGGAGGTAAAACCTCCAGCTCCAGTTGGGGCGATCCCGGGGATGCCGCCTGGGGAACCTCCACCTCCAGCACTACACACAGTAAATCTGGGTCTGAATCTATGCAAGATGGGTGGGGCACGGAAGGGGAGGGCGGCAGCACCCCGGGCTGGGAGGAGGACGAGGCCTTTGGAACGTGGAGTGTCAGCGCTTCTCAGGAAAGCAACTCATCTTACGGCAGTGGTGGATGGACTAATGTGGGCGGGAAGAAAAAAGTA AGTGCTAAACCTGTGGTAAAGGATCCCAGCGTGTGGAATAATCGACAGTTGAAGCAGCTAGTAGACATGGGATTTCCA agAGAAGATGCTGAAAAGGCTCTGAAGACCAATAATAATAACCTTGAAAGTGCCATTG GGACATTGTTTTCGTATTTTCATCCAGGTGTCCTGCTTCAAAAGAACGGTGTGGAAAGCAACAGCCACCTTGACTCTGACTCAGGAAAAGACCGTAACACCAATCGTGTATTGCCAGTGGGTCGTCAGAAGCGCTACTCTTCCAGAGCGGACGACCAGATACCAGTAACATCGCATGACGAAGATGATTCCTCTGCCTTCATTCCTATCTCACAGCCCAATCAGATTCTCAAAAATCCTTCACCCATTCCACCTGGCCAACAAGCTGGCTTGAACAAACAGGGTGTAAACTACAACTTCAGTTTAAACCAAAATTCAGGTGCCATGAGCAGTATTACTTCTTCAAGTGCAACTCCTACACTGCCGAAAGGAGGAGGCGGCGGTGGCGGAGGCGGTGTTGGCTTCAATCCACAACAGCCCTTGACCCCTCCCATGAACCCTAACCAACCAATCCGTGGCCAGATGAACCCGCTGGTCTTCCAGCAGCAGATGCAGCAACACATGCAGATGCTGCAGATGGCGGCGAGGAACGGGTTCCTGAACCAGGCGCTGCTGAACCCACAAGTCGCAGCTGCAGCCAGTGCCAACTCGGGCCCCATGTCGCAGCAGGTGACCAGCCTGACACCTCAGCAGCTGAAGCTTGTCCAGCAGCTCCTGCAGCTCAGCCAGCTGCAGAACCAGCAGAAGGTTCTGAACCAGcagctgctgcagtaccagggtcAGCAGGGCGGGACTGGCAAGGGCAGTCTGAACCACCTCCAGCGGCAGCAGCAGGAGCTGGCCATGCTCATCCAGCAGATGCAGCAGCAGATCGTCAACCAGCAGCGGCTCATCGCCCAGCAGAGCCTCATGCAGCAGAAGCAGAAGCCCGACCACCACTTCGGCGTGGAGCCGCGAGACCAGGAGCGCGTGGGAAACAACGTCACCTCGGCTCTGGGGAACCTGAACATGAACGTGGATGCTGGGATGAAGGAGCCCCCACTCTCCCAACCTACTATGCAATCCCGTCTCAACCAGTGGAAGCACCCATCCCATCAGCCACGCGAAGACAGCAATGACGACTTCGGTCGCAAGCCCGGTGCCATCGGGAGGTCCCGGTCCCAGAACAATTCGACTCACGGCTACGGAGGAGGTCCGTACGACAGCTTTCCTACAGACGACCCCCTGAATCACACCACTGTCACGTCTCCAATCATGTCCACCCAGAGTGACACATGGTCCGCCATTTCCCCGTCACCGACCGATGCCTCGTCTCGCAGCTCCAGCCAGCAGTGGTCCTCTGCCATCGATGCCGACCTGAGCAGCATGTTGCCTCCCGAGTTCAAGCCGGGAGAACCCTGGAAGGGACTGAAGGACTACGCCAACGACCCGGACGTGACTCCGGGCAGCGTCGCTCGGTCCATCTCCCTCAACATGGTGAAAGATTCGGACATCCTCAAGCTCACGGGGGAACAGTACAAGTCCAGCAAGGACGACCCTGCCAGCTCCACCTCTGCTCTTCTCTCCTCCACAACTTGGTCCTTCAGTGGCAGCTCTTTATATAGCAATACTTCTGCAAGTGGCTCCAACAAAGGCAATGTCAAATCTACCTGGAGCAGCTCGTCTCCTCTCAGCCCAAGCGCCTACCCACCCAGCACCATCACCAACGAGATCTGGCGGGCTCCCTTGCCGTCAAAGAAGGGCGTCATGCCGGCGCGTCCCCCGCCCGGACTGAACGTAACAAAGTCCTCGATGTGGTCCAGCGGTGGCGGCGGCGGCCGCGGGAGTTCTGGCGAGTACAACGTGGGGGGCTCCGGAGGCAGCGGAGGATCAGGATGGGGCTCTGGTGAGCTGCTATACCCTATAGGGTCAT TCCCCAGCATGTGGAGCGGAGGAGACACAGCACCTCCAGGTCGCCAGGCTCCCTCTAACTGGCTCATCCTGAAGAACCTCACGCCTCAG CCTAACGGGATGTCCCCCTCCCTCTGGCAGATTGACGGCTCCACCCTGCGCACCCTGTGCATGCAGCACGGCCCCCTGCTGACATTCCACCTCAACCTGTCCCAAGGCTGCGCCCTGGTGTGCTACATGAGTAAGGAGGAGGCCGCCAAGGCCCAGAAGAGCCTGCACACCTGCGTCCTGGGGAACACCACCATTCTTGCCGACTTCATCAGCGAGGACGAGGCGCGCCGCCTGTTCGAGCAGAACAACAGCCAGGCCGCGTCGTCGTCGTCATCCAGCGACCGCTACTCGGATCGCTACGGCCCGTCCTACGGAGGGCGCGGAGATGCCCAGCATTACATCGGGCGCGGGGACGGGCAGACCTACTCCAGCCGCGGGGAGAACCAATCGTACGGGAGCCGCGGAGAGAACCGGACCTACGGGGGACGCGGCGAGGCGCAGGCCTACGGCAGACGTAACGACCCCCCACCCTTCAGTGGGCCGCCCAGCGACTCCCACTGGAACGGAAGCAGCAGCGTCGGAGGCCTTAGCAGCATGATCCCCGGAAACAGCATGTGGTCCATACAGGCTGGGTCCAGCGGAGGCGGGGGGTGGGGCACCGGAAACGACACGGACTCCAGAGGAGTCGTCAGCCCCAACGCGCTCTCCACCCTTCTTCCAGGAGACCTTCTTGGAGGCGAAAACATGTGA
- the LOC118407867 gene encoding trinucleotide repeat-containing gene 6A protein-like isoform X9, protein MEEIAHDLKEKAKEEELRAEKKKQQELEKQQRLEEEYIKAAQEEKKRKEKEAEELRLQMEEEEEQRQEEERRKREEKKKKQQQLKAKAQELKAKEAESAKSQPSQAQPAQQAAKRPSSAQGQQPPRYPREVPPRFQQQAQKQQHHKQKQQGGQGKKQQDYYKGSGDNDFSMWNDTGSSWDRVVVDGKDKESWPSLNNESETTSEVDDSLSNAGSDKSASNSSSLQGLSQHSDGQRDDSSLSPRDTDLSSGNATPSASSSGPNDTITNANPRGMNGNTDSVWGSSSAKTVSTSGTMNVWGMQGAATSVSNVNSSVWGGNPHGFPNVQNNVNSVARDANSGTSNSMFMGMWDTDSNSDGNYQQNVLQLGRKEAAQQQPPPHVFGVHNALPQTINNPGSGPNTQNYGNPQVNANAAMESAKCELLPVSNGWLGGFSTAGEPNPGAPGHNLVDGPAGHGVGMPPASNPGNTSAASTNPLFGGSNMNTSVAGTADSANAANITTNMGNNPGNQSRTEPNAWSRPLSGADWGNPGRAWGNTNPTPGVGGSGWGSPPPQMPSAAPQVGPSGWGDSNPRSQENSWANAAKKGMAPENFTNGAKTLARPNPDSELRAKIDSTTSWGKTPIKQDTAWAVADSPEEKRADDGTAIWGRPSVASGGRDWDDKNWDDNKGSSWGGGGGGGGGPAQPPPPARVDNGTAVWGRNQRGSTSTSPPTAPTTTTITVTTTNPIPAGPTGWEEPSPPTMRRMMEVDNGTAAWGDPEAHNRRVSELGKRGQQLSVSALQNTTAQMNVPKSPDTGTKGWSEPPPPPPSAFKPSGWGDTPTSVGSPYDKGTSIWGGKTSSSSWGDPGDAAWGTSTSSTTHSKSGSESMQDGWGTEGEGGSTPGWEEDEAFGTWSVSASQESNSSYGSGGWTNVGGKKKVSAKPVVKDPSVWNNRQLKQLVDMGFPREDAEKALKTNNNNLESAIGTLFSYFHPGVLLQKNGVESNSHLDSDSGKDRNTNRVLPVGRQKRYSSRADDQIPVTSHDEDDSSAFIPISQPNQILKNPSPIPPGQQAGLNKQGVNYNFSLNQNSGAMSSITSSSATPTLPKGGGGGGGGGVGFNPQQPLTPPMNPNQPIRGQMNPLVFQQQMQQHMQMLQMAARNGFLNQALLNPQVAAAASANSGPMSQQVTSLTPQQLKLVQQLLQLSQLQNQQKVLNQQLLQYQGQQGGTGKGSLNHLQRQQQELAMLIQQMQQQIVNQQRLIAQQSLMQQKQKPDHHFGVEPRDQERVGNNVTSALGNLNMNVDAGMKEPPLSQPTMQSRLNQWKHPSHQPREDSNDDFGRKPGAIGRSRSQNNSTHGYGGGPYDSFPTDDPLNHTTVTSPIMSTQSDTWSAISPSPTDASSRSSSQQWSSAIDADLSSMLPPEFKPGEPWKGLKDYANDPDVTPGSVARSISLNMVKDSDILKLTGEQYKSSKDDPASSTSALLSSTTWSFSGSSLYSNTSASGSNKGNVKSTWSSSSPLSPSAYPPSTITNEIWRAPLPSKKGVMPARPPPGLNVTKSSMWSSGGGGGRGSSGEYNVGGSGGSGGSGWGSGELLYPIGSFPSMWSGGDTAPPGRQAPSNWLILKNLTPQPNGMSPSLWQIDGSTLRTLCMQHGPLLTFHLNLSQGCALVCYMSKEEAAKAQKSLHTCVLGNTTILADFISEDEARRLFEQNNSQAASSSSSSDRYSDRYGPSYGGRGDAQHYIGRGDGQTYSSRGENQSYGSRGENRTYGGRGEAQAYGRRNDPPPFSGPPSDSHWNGSSSVGGLSSMIPGNSMWSIQAGSSGGGGWGTGNDTDSRGVVSPNALSTLLPGDLLGGENM, encoded by the exons CAGGAACTTGAGAAACAGCAGCGTCTTGAAGAAGAATATATTAAAGCAGctcaggaagaaaaaaagcgAAAAGAAAA AGAGGCAGAAGAGCTTCGACTTCAGatggaagaggaggaggagcagCGGCAGGAAGAGGAACGCCGCAAACGtgaagagaagaaaaagaagcagCAACAGCTAAAGGCCAAG GCACAGGAGCTGAAAGCCAAAG AAGCTGAATCTGCCAAGTCTCAGCCATCCCAGGCCCAACCAGCCCAGCAGGCTGCCAAACGCCCCAGCTCCGCCCAGGGGCAGCAGCCGCCCCGCTACCCGAGGGAGGTCCCCCCTCGCTTCCAGCAGCAGGCCCAGAAACAGCAGCATCACAAGCAGAAGCAACAAGGGGGCCAGGGCAAGAAGCAGCAAG ATTACTACAAAGGGTCTGGTGACAACGATTTCTCCATGTGGAATGATACAGGTAGCAGCTGGGACCGTGTTGTAGTGGATGGTAAAGATAAAGAGTCATGGCCTTCATTGAACAATGAATCAGAGACAACCTCAGAAGTAGATGACTCTCTTTCTAATGCTGGCTCTGACAAATCTGCATCCAATTCCAGTAGCTTGCAAGGGCTAAGCCAACATTCTGATGGCCAGAGAGACGACTCGAGTCTGAGTCCGCGGGATACAGACCTTTCTAGTGGAAATGCCACTCCCAGTGCTTCCAGTTCTGGTCCAAACGATACCATTACAAATGCCAACCCGAGAGGGATGAACGGAAACACAGACAGTGTGTGGGGCAGTAGCAGTGCAAAGACAGTCAGTACAAGTGGAACAATGAATGTGTGGGGCATGCAGGGTGCTGCTACAAGTGTTAGCAATGTGAACTCAAGTGTGTGGGGAGGGAATCCCCACGGCTTTCCAAATGTGCAAAATAATGTCAACTCTGTTGCAAGAGATGCAAACTCTGGGACCTCTAATTCCATGTTCATGGGAATGTGGGATACGGACTCAAATTCCGACGGGAATTATCAACAGAACGTGTTGCAATTAGGGAGGAAAGAGGCTGCTCAACAGCAACCACCACCGCATGTCTTTGGGGTACACAACGCCCTTCCTCAGACTATCAACAATCCTGGTTCAGGACCAAATACTCAAAATTATGGCAACCCTCAAGTGAATGCAAATGCTGCAATGGAAAGTGCTAAGTGTGAACTGCTGCCAGTCAGCAATGGATGGCTGGGTGGATTCTCCACCGCAGGAGAACCCAACCCTGGAGCCCCTGGACACAACCTTGTGGACGGCCCCGCTGGCCACGGCGTGGGGATGCCGCCGGCGTCCAACCCAGGAAACACCAGCGCTGCTTCTACAAACCCGCTGTTTGGAGGGAGTAACATGAACACAAGTGTTGCAGGGACTGCTGATTCTGCCAATGCTGCCAATATTACTACTAATATGGGGAATAATCCGGGGAATCAATCAAGGACTGAACCAAATGCCTGGAGTCGCCCCCTGTCCGGAGCGGACTGGGGCAACCCTGGCAGAGCTTGGGGCAATACTAATCCCACCCCCGGCGTAGGAGGATCAGGTTGGGGTAGTCCACCCCCACAGATGCCAAGTGCGGCACCTCAGGTCGGACCTTCTGGCTGGGGAGATTCAAACCCTCGTTCGCAGGAAAACTCATGGGCCAACGCAGCTAAGAAGGGGATGGCACCCGAGAACTTTACTAACGGTGCTAAGACTCTCGCTAGGCCCAACCCCGACTCCGAGCTTCGGGCCAAAATTGACTCTACCACGTCCTGGGGGAAAACCCCGATCAAACAGGACACCGCGTGGGCTGTTGCAGATTCCCCGGAGGAGAAACGTGCAGATGATGGGACTGCCATATGGGGGAGGCCATCCGTGGCCAGTGGGGGGAGGGACTGGGATGATAAGAATTGGGATGATAACAAAGGGAGTTCCTGGGGGGGTGGcggtggcggcggcggcggccCCGCCCAACCTCCTCCGCCAGCTCGTGTCGACAACGGTACCGCCGTGTGGGGGCGCAACCAACGCGGTTCTACTTCTACGTCCCCTCCAACCGCCCCTACCACAACCACCATCACCGTGACCACTACCAACCCCATCCCCGCCGGCCCCACCGGCTGGGAGGAGCCGTCCCCGCCCACCATGCGCCGCATGATGGAGGTCGACAACGGGACCGCGGCGTGGGGCGACCCCGAGGCCCACAACCGCAGGGTGTCGGAGCTGGGCAAGAGGGGTCAGCAACTGAGTGTTAGTGCCTTGCAGAACACCACAGCCCAAATGAATGTGCCAAAATCCCCCGATACGGGGACAAAGGGGTGGTCCGAACCACCACCGCCGCCGCCATCTGCTTTCAAGCCCTCAGGGTGGGGCGACACCCCCACGTCTGTCGGGAGCCCGTATGACAAGGGCACGTCCATCTGGGGAGGTAAAACCTCCAGCTCCAGTTGGGGCGATCCCGGGGATGCCGCCTGGGGAACCTCCACCTCCAGCACTACACACAGTAAATCTGGGTCTGAATCTATGCAAGATGGGTGGGGCACGGAAGGGGAGGGCGGCAGCACCCCGGGCTGGGAGGAGGACGAGGCCTTTGGAACGTGGAGTGTCAGCGCTTCTCAGGAAAGCAACTCATCTTACGGCAGTGGTGGATGGACTAATGTGGGCGGGAAGAAAAAAGTA AGTGCTAAACCTGTGGTAAAGGATCCCAGCGTGTGGAATAATCGACAGTTGAAGCAGCTAGTAGACATGGGATTTCCA agAGAAGATGCTGAAAAGGCTCTGAAGACCAATAATAATAACCTTGAAAGTGCCATTG GGACATTGTTTTCGTATTTTCATCCAGGTGTCCTGCTTCAAAAGAACGGTGTGGAAAGCAACAGCCACCTTGACTCTGACTCAGGAAAAGACCGTAACACCAATCGTGTATTGCCAGTGGGTCGTCAGAAGCGCTACTCTTCCAGAGCGGACGACCAGATACCAGTAACATCGCATGACGAAGATGATTCCTCTGCCTTCATTCCTATCTCACAGCCCAATCAGATTCTCAAAAATCCTTCACCCATTCCACCTGGCCAACAAGCTGGCTTGAACAAACAGGGTGTAAACTACAACTTCAGTTTAAACCAAAATTCAGGTGCCATGAGCAGTATTACTTCTTCAAGTGCAACTCCTACACTGCCGAAAGGAGGAGGCGGCGGTGGCGGAGGCGGTGTTGGCTTCAATCCACAACAGCCCTTGACCCCTCCCATGAACCCTAACCAACCAATCCGTGGCCAGATGAACCCGCTGGTCTTCCAGCAGCAGATGCAGCAACACATGCAGATGCTGCAGATGGCGGCGAGGAACGGGTTCCTGAACCAGGCGCTGCTGAACCCACAAGTCGCAGCTGCAGCCAGTGCCAACTCGGGCCCCATGTCGCAGCAGGTGACCAGCCTGACACCTCAGCAGCTGAAGCTTGTCCAGCAGCTCCTGCAGCTCAGCCAGCTGCAGAACCAGCAGAAGGTTCTGAACCAGcagctgctgcagtaccagggtcAGCAGGGCGGGACTGGCAAGGGCAGTCTGAACCACCTCCAGCGGCAGCAGCAGGAGCTGGCCATGCTCATCCAGCAGATGCAGCAGCAGATCGTCAACCAGCAGCGGCTCATCGCCCAGCAGAGCCTCATGCAGCAGAAGCAGAAGCCCGACCACCACTTCGGCGTGGAGCCGCGAGACCAGGAGCGCGTGGGAAACAACGTCACCTCGGCTCTGGGGAACCTGAACATGAACGTGGATGCTGGGATGAAGGAGCCCCCACTCTCCCAACCTACTATGCAATCCCGTCTCAACCAGTGGAAGCACCCATCCCATCAGCCACGCGAAGACAGCAATGACGACTTCGGTCGCAAGCCCGGTGCCATCGGGAGGTCCCGGTCCCAGAACAATTCGACTCACGGCTACGGAGGAGGTCCGTACGACAGCTTTCCTACAGACGACCCCCTGAATCACACCACTGTCACGTCTCCAATCATGTCCACCCAGAGTGACACATGGTCCGCCATTTCCCCGTCACCGACCGATGCCTCGTCTCGCAGCTCCAGCCAGCAGTGGTCCTCTGCCATCGATGCCGACCTGAGCAGCATGTTGCCTCCCGAGTTCAAGCCGGGAGAACCCTGGAAGGGACTGAAGGACTACGCCAACGACCCGGACGTGACTCCGGGCAGCGTCGCTCGGTCCATCTCCCTCAACATGGTGAAAGATTCGGACATCCTCAAGCTCACGGGGGAACAGTACAAGTCCAGCAAGGACGACCCTGCCAGCTCCACCTCTGCTCTTCTCTCCTCCACAACTTGGTCCTTCAGTGGCAGCTCTTTATATAGCAATACTTCTGCAAGTGGCTCCAACAAAGGCAATGTCAAATCTACCTGGAGCAGCTCGTCTCCTCTCAGCCCAAGCGCCTACCCACCCAGCACCATCACCAACGAGATCTGGCGGGCTCCCTTGCCGTCAAAGAAGGGCGTCATGCCGGCGCGTCCCCCGCCCGGACTGAACGTAACAAAGTCCTCGATGTGGTCCAGCGGTGGCGGCGGCGGCCGCGGGAGTTCTGGCGAGTACAACGTGGGGGGCTCCGGAGGCAGCGGAGGATCAGGATGGGGCTCTGGTGAGCTGCTATACCCTATAGGGTCAT TCCCCAGCATGTGGAGCGGAGGAGACACAGCACCTCCAGGTCGCCAGGCTCCCTCTAACTGGCTCATCCTGAAGAACCTCACGCCTCAG CCTAACGGGATGTCCCCCTCCCTCTGGCAGATTGACGGCTCCACCCTGCGCACCCTGTGCATGCAGCACGGCCCCCTGCTGACATTCCACCTCAACCTGTCCCAAGGCTGCGCCCTGGTGTGCTACATGAGTAAGGAGGAGGCCGCCAAGGCCCAGAAGAGCCTGCACACCTGCGTCCTGGGGAACACCACCATTCTTGCCGACTTCATCAGCGAGGACGAGGCGCGCCGCCTGTTCGAGCAGAACAACAGCCAGGCCGCGTCGTCGTCGTCATCCAGCGACCGCTACTCGGATCGCTACGGCCCGTCCTACGGAGGGCGCGGAGATGCCCAGCATTACATCGGGCGCGGGGACGGGCAGACCTACTCCAGCCGCGGGGAGAACCAATCGTACGGGAGCCGCGGAGAGAACCGGACCTACGGGGGACGCGGCGAGGCGCAGGCCTACGGCAGACGTAACGACCCCCCACCCTTCAGTGGGCCGCCCAGCGACTCCCACTGGAACGGAAGCAGCAGCGTCGGAGGCCTTAGCAGCATGATCCCCGGAAACAGCATGTGGTCCATACAGGCTGGGTCCAGCGGAGGCGGGGGGTGGGGCACCGGAAACGACACGGACTCCAGAGGAGTCGTCAGCCCCAACGCGCTCTCCACCCTTCTTCCAGGAGACCTTCTTGGAGGCGAAAACATGTGA